The Pyrenophora tritici-repentis strain M4 chromosome 3, whole genome shotgun sequence genome has a window encoding:
- a CDS encoding SPS1, Serine-threonine protein kinase, protein MGLPVIENFKNFLRHGKQARQNAEPTTNVSNVHAQSQHQRYNQHPDPVHHGISEPAMDHKPLQHQAAPHGDFSVGAGAGDNRNIAAQAGDAAAHAAGNQQKKQNAAKNAGVDPSVLERIVAEEREAKGKLPRYPGLERWTLLEKMGDGAFSNVYRARDTTGQWDEVAIKVVRKFEMNSQQRANILKEVQIMRQLDHPNIVKLIDFSESRQYYYIVLELCPGGELFHQIVRLTYFSEDLSRHTIIQVAKALQYLHEEAGVVHRDIKPENLLFYPTPFVPTRNPKPRGPDDEDKADEGEFVKGKGAGGIGLIKIADFGLSKVIWDTQTMTPCGTVGYTAPEIVKDERYSKSVDMWALGCVLYTLLCGFPPFYDESIQTLTEKVARGQYTFLSPWWDEISKSAQDLVSHLLTVDPEKRYDINQFLNHPWIREADEPTYSAYDAPPLATPAAAKKERLQPDFSHLESPGARRMDFRSPGAVNLREVFDVSYAVHRQEEEGKRKKQFKQGYRGANAMNSLNALDENEDDDEFAAESAPYDPSSQHPPAKLPKSQGADVSGMEQKLRNTTLSAAAQARQQQTAPQQRGYGQHSPAVAAAAKRQVKNKGAFELNMDSSTLLGRRNKKGPEPSGLRNNISVGGT, encoded by the exons ATGGGCCTTCCAGTGATTGAG AATTTTAAGAACTTCCTGCGCCATGGCAAGCAGGCCCGCCAGAATGCTGAGCCGACGACCAATGTCTCCAATGTGCACGCCCAGTCCCAACATCAACGGTACAACCAGCATCCGGATCCAGTACATCATGGCATCTCAGAACCCGCAATGGACCACAAGCCCCTTCAACACCAGGCTGCTCCCCACGGCGACTTTTCCGTCGGCGCTGGCGCTGGCGACAACCGCAACATTGCCGCTCAAGCCGGCGACGCTGCAGCCCACGCCGCAGGTAACCAGCAAAAGAAGCAGAACGCAGCCAAGAATGCCGGTGTAGACCCTTCTGTCCTTGAGCGTATCGTCGCCGAAGAGCGCGAGGCCAAGGGTAAGCTGCCCAGGTATCCTGGCCTCGAGAGGTGGACACTACTGGAAAAGATGGGCGACGGCGCCTTCAGCAACGTATACCGTGCACGAGACACTACCGGCCAATGGGACGAAGTCGCCATCAAGGTCGTGCGTAAGTTTGAGATGAATTCACAGCAG AGAGCGAACATCCTCAAGGAAGTACAAATCATGCGCCAACTAGACCACCCCAACATCGTCAAGCTCATCGACTTTTCCGAATCACGACAGTACTACTACATTGTACTCGAGCTGTGCCCCGGAGGCGAACTGTTCCACCAGATCGTCCGTCTGACGTACTTCTCCGAGGACCTTTCCCGCCACACCATCATCCAAGTCGCCAAAGCTCTGCAGTACCTGCACGAAGAGGCAGGTGTTGTACATCG AGATATCAAACCCGAGAACCTTCTGTTCTACCCCACTCCATTTGTCCCTACGCGCAACCCAAAGCCCAGGGGTCCTGACGACGAAGACAAGGCCGATGAAGGCGAGTTTGTCAAGGGTAAGGGTGCTGGTGGAATTGGTCTTATCAAGATTGCCGATTTCGGTCTTAGTAAGGTCATCTGGGACACCCAAACTATGACACCGTGCGGTACCGTCGGTTACACTGCCCCTGAAATCGTCAAGGACGAGCGTTACTCCAAGAGTGTCGACATGTGGGCACTAGGCTGTGTGCTTTACACACTGCTTTGTGGTTTCCCTCCATTCTACGACGAGTCTATCCAGACTCTCACAGAGAAGGTCGCCCGTGGCCAGTACACTTTCCTCTCGCCATGGTGGGATGAAATTTCCAAGTCTGCCCAGGACTTGGTTTCTCACCTTCTCACTGTAGATCCTGAGAAGCGATATGACATTAATCAATTCCTCAACCACCCATGGATACGGGAAGCCGACGAGCCGACATACTCAGCTTACGACGCACCACCCCTGGCAACACCCGCTGCTGCCAAGAAGGAGCGACTTCAGCCAGACTTCTCACATCTCGAGTCTCCAGGCGCTCGCCGCATGGACTTCCGCTCGCCTGGTGCCGTCAACCTCCGAGAGGTATTCGATGTTAGTTATGCTGTGCACcgacaagaagaagagggcaAGAGAAAGAAGCAGTTCAAGCAAGGGTACCGCGGCGCCAACGCAATGAACTCTCTCAACGCCCTCGACGAGAACGAGGACGACGATGAGTTCGCCGCTGAGTCCGCACCATACGATCCATCATCACAACATCCACCGGCCAAGCTTCCAAAATCACAAGGTGCTGATGTATCCGGCATGGAGCAGAAGCTGCGCAACACAACACTATCCGCCGCCGCACAAGCACGTCAGCAACAAACAGCACCGCAACAACGTGGATACGGTCAACACTCTCCAGCCGTTGCGGCCGCAGCTAAGCGCCAAGTCAAGAACAAGGGAGCGTTTGAGCTCAACATGGACAGCTCAACACTACTCGGCCGCCGAAACAAGAAGGGCCCGGAGCCAAGCGGGCTAAGAAACAACATCTCCGTCGGTGGAACATGA
- a CDS encoding SET domain containing protein, with translation MDATESDSSVPLASDSIFSISRPSSASSIHPSHTPKDLPAGAPIADLFEVRHTPTAGRAVFATQDIAEGTLVWRSEDLTLSVLLREYRREVCGQCFSYDYGRDLDVRDKTVGFAFCSSACQDKWREENGEVGVQAWAAVENLVRKRSKEDSDMVDIDLPRPKVKEIKDAWDSVAAQAALIRMAREGDEASKTDNEAAVPITKQHKRALQKALQERITPDVMSFCVSGIVWRYLHPEQWERVQALAPDKTPYHSPDDLAAFTRTYLHLLAILPQPLLPLVTAETLIMLSSRDSHNSFGIRSLDDEGSEFFGYGCWPAASYFNHSCGPNIEKNREGRAWYFRAGQDIKLGQELCITYLSGEERKLSRGKRMLRLQKTWGFDCGCERCEAL, from the coding sequence ATGGACGCCACCGAAAGCGACTCGTCTGTGCCTTTAGCCAGTGACTCCATCTTCAGCATCTCGCGACCCTCATCAGCCTCGTCCATCCATCCATCTCATACACCGAAAGATCTGCCAGCGGGCGCACCGATAGCCGACTTATTCGAGGTTCGACATACACCGACAGCCGGCCGCGCTGTATTCGCCACTCAAGATATCGCAGAGGGCACGCTCGTGTGGCGCTCGGAAGACCTCACACTATCCGTCCTTCTACGCGAGTATCGGCGGGAGGTGTGTGGACAGTGTTTTTCGTACGATTACGGACGAGATCTGGATGTGCGGGACAAGACGGTGGGATTCGCCTTTTGCTCATCAGCATGCCAGGACAAGTGGCGGGAAGAGAATGGAGAGGTCGGTGTTCAGGCATGGGCTGCCGTTGAGAATCTCGTCAGAAAGAGGAGCAAGGAGGATAGCGACATGGTGGATATTGATTTGCCGCGACCAAAGGTCAAAGAGATCAAGGATGCATGGGACAGCGTTGCTGCACAAGCAGCGCTGATAAGGATGGCAAGAGAAGGAGACGAGGCCAGCAAGACAGACAATGAAGCTGCGGTACCAATAACGAAACAGCATAAACGCGCATTGCAGAAAGCACTACAGGAGCGCATCACGCCCGACGTGATGAGTTTCTGTGTCAGCGGTATTGTTTGGCGATACCTTCACCCTGAGCAGTGGGAACGCGTGCAAGCGCTCGCACCGGATAAGACACCCTATCACAGCCCCGACGATCTCGCTGCGTTCACAAGAACCTATCTGCACCTTCTCGCCATCCTCCCCCAGCCCCTCCTACCCCTCGTTACGGCAGAGACGTTGATAATGCTGTCATCACGCGACTCCCATAACTCATTCGGCATCCGCTCCCTTGATGACGAAGGATCAGAATTCTTTGGTTACGGATGCTGGCCAGCTGCAAGCTACTTCAACCACTCATGCGGGCCAAACATCGAAAAGAACAGGGAAGGGAGAGCATGGTATTTCAGGGCTGGCCAGGACATTAAGCTTGGACAAGAGCTATGCATCACGTACCTCAGCGGGGAGGAGAGGAAGCTGAGTCGCGGGAAGAGAATGTTGAGACTTCAAAAGACGTGGGGCTTTGATTGTGGGTGCGAGAGGTGCGAGGCGCTGTAG
- a CDS encoding HMG1, Hydroxymethylglutaryl-CoA reductase has translation MQEISAPADVTQAQGSEQEGTREEKKWMMRASKNGNARTGVRNWVVESWTSFVDLLKNADTGDIVIMALGYIAMHLTFVSLFLAMRRLGSNFWLATAVLLQSAFAFLFGLAITTYLGVPINVILLSEGLPFLVVIIGFEKPIVLTKAVLSASLDGRRATEEKRGERVTIQSAVQTAIKRTGFEIVRDYFFEILILVAGAMSGIQGGLRQFCFLGAWILFFDALMLLTFYTAILTIKLEINRIKRHVALRRALEDDGVDGKVAENVARNNDWPNARDVQVVNNTTTVFGQKITVPKFKIFMVAGFVLVNVLNVVTLKFGLAPTKFSGVGVTPPLDPFKVAGSGLDHIYEQAKATATSTIVTILMPIKYELEFPSIHYAEPSLANSEYAFGNNISTHIVDGVLKSLEDPFLSKWIVLALVMSVVLNGYLFNAARWTIKEPHKPLEPPSPSEVQDGAPTVPSTPRLSSLAMPTPPRTPGPDEQNRHLQPLTQLAPVPHRLQEIPAPPTEEEQRQPNRPYEILEQMVKDKQAPRMTDEELIEMSLRGKIPGYALEKTLGDKTRAVKIRRGLVSRTHATRETSTLLERSLLPYKDYNYDLVHGACCENVVGYLPLPVGVAGPILVDGQNYFLPMATTEGVLVASTSRGAKAINAGGGAVTVITGDGMTRGPCIGFDSLVRAGAAKNWLDSEEGQRTMKDAFNSTSRFARLQSMKSAIAGTNIYVRFRATTGDAMGMNMISKGVEHALNVMANDCGFDDMRVVTVSGNYCTDKKSAAINWIDGRGKGVVAEAVIPGHVVKSVLKCEVEDLVQMNISKNFIGSAMAGAMGGFNAHAANIVAAMFLATGQDPAQVVESANCITIMHNVNGNLQISVSMPSIEVGTIGGGTILEPQSAMLDLLGVRGAHPTSPGDNARQLARVIAAGVLAGELSLNSALCAGHLVKAHMAHNRSNVPSRAPTPAPATPRDGSMTPVTPGPGSGGLSALSVGPVPRR, from the exons ATGCAGGAGATCTCGGCCCCAGCAGATGTCACACAGGCCCAGGGTTCCGAGCAGGAAGGCACACGTGAGGAGAAGAAGTGGATGATGAGGGCTTCCAAGAACGGAAATGCGCGTACTGGCGTGCGCAACTGGGTCGTAGAATCATGGACCTCGTTTGTCGACTTGCTCAAGAACGCAGACACTGGCGACATTGTCATCATGGCCCTCGGCTACATCGCCATGCACTTGACATTTGTCTCGCTCTTCCTCGCCATGAGGCGCCTGGGATCAAACTTCTGGCTGGCTACCGCCGTCCTACTCCAGTCTGCCTTTGCCTTTTTGTTTGGTCTCGCTATCACAACCTACCTCGGCGTTCCCATCAACGTCATTCTGCTTTCTGAAGGTTTGCCCTTCTTGGTTGTCATCATTGGATTTGAGAAGCCCATCGTCCTCACCAAGGCTGTCTTGTCTGCCTCTTTGGACGGCCGACGAGCCACCGAAGAGAAGCGCGGCGAGCGAGTGACCATCCAGTCGGCCGTACAGACTGCCATCAAGAGGACTGGCTTTGAGATTGTACGCGACTACTTCTTCGAGATCCTCATCCTAGTTGCTGGTGCCATGTCTGGCATTCAGGGTGGTCTCCGACAGTTCTGCTTCCTTGGTGCTTGGATCCTGTTCTTTGATGCACTTATGCTCCTGACTTTCTACACtgccattctcaccatcaAGCTCGAGATCAACCGCATCAAGCGTCACGTTGCGCTTCGTAGGGCCCTCGAGGACGACGGTGTAGACGGAAAGGTCGCTGAAAATGTTGCCCGCAACAATGACTGGCCCAATGCGCGCGACGTCCAGGTCGTCAACAACACCACTACTGTCTTTGGACAGAAGATTACTGTTCCGAAGTTCAAGATCTTCATGGTTGCTGGGTTCGTCCTTGTAAACGTCCTCAACGTTGTCACTCTCAAGTTCGGCCTCGCTCCTACCAAGTTCTCTGGCGTAGGTGTCACACCTCCTCTGGACCCCTTCAAGGTTGCTGGAAGCGGCCTTGACCACATCTATGAGCAGGCCAAGGCTACGGCTACATCAACCATTGTCACCATCCTCATGCCGATCAAGTATGAGCTCGAATTCCCCTCAATCCACTACGCCGAGCCCTCCCTTGCCAATTCTGAGTATGCGTTCGGCAACAACATCAGCACTCACATCGTCGATGGCGTACTGAAGAGTCTGGAAGACCCATTCCTCAGCAAGTGGATCGTCCTCGCTCTCGTCATGAGTGTCGTCCTGAACGGTTACCTCTTCAATGCCGCTCGCTGGACCATCAAGGAGCCCCACAAGCCACTCGAGCCCCCGTCTCCGTCTGAAGTCCAGGATGGTGCACCCACTGTACCGTCAACTCCCCGTCTGTCTTCCTTGGCCATGCCCACTCCACCACGCACACCTGGTCCTGATGAGCAAAACCGCCATTTGCAACCATTGACACAACTCGCACCAGTTCCGCACCGTCTCCAGGAAATCCCAGCCCCTCCCACAGAAGAGGAACAACGACAACCGAACCGCCCCTATGAAATTCTTGAACAGATGGTCAAGGACAAGCAAGCACCTAGGATGACCGACGAAGAGCTCATCGAGATGTCACTCAGGGGAAAGATCCCTGGCTACGCTCTGGAGAAGACCCTAGGTGACAAGACCCGCGCTGTTAAGATCCGACGTGGTCTTGTTTCACGAACACACGCTACAAGGGAAACATCAACACTGCTCGAGCGATCACTGCTGCCATACAAAGACTACAACTACGATCTTGTCCACGGCGCTTGCTGTGAAAATGTCGTTGGATACCTTCCCCTTCCTGTCGGTGTTGCCGGACCCATTCTGGTCGACGGCCAAAACTACTTCCTTCCCATGGCTACGACTGAGGGTGTACTTGTCGCTTCTACTTCGCGTGGTGCAAAGGCTATCAATGCtggcggcggtgctgttaCCGTTATCACTGGGGATGGCATGACCCGTGGCCCTTGCATCGGATTTGACAGCCTTGTACGCGCGGGTGCAGCCAAGAACTGGCTCGATTCTGAAGAGGGCCAAAGGACCATGAAAGACGCTTTCAACTCGACATCTCGCTTCGCCAGGCTCCAGTCAATGAAGTCTGCCATCGCCGGTACCAACATCTACGTCCGCTTCCGGGCTACGACTGGCGATGCCATGGGCATGAACATGATTTCCAAGGGTGTCGAACATGCACTCAACGTCATGGCAAACGACTGCGGTTTCGACGACATGCGTGTTGTCACTGTCTCTGGAAACTACTGCACAGACAAGAAATCGGCCGCCATTAACTGGATCGACGGTCGTGGCAAGGGCGTTGTCGCCGAAGCCGTTATCCCCGGTCACGTAGTCAAATCGGTACTCAAGTGCGAAGTCGAAGACCTCGTCCAGATGAACATTTCGAAGAACTTTATCGGATCCGCAATGGCAGGTGCAATGGGTGGTTTCAACGCCCACGCAGCAAACATTGTCGCAGCCATGTTCTTAGCTACCGGCCAAGACCCAGCTCAAGTCGTCGAAAGCGCAAACTGCATCACCATCATGCACAA CGTAAACGGAAACCTCCAAATCTCAGTCTCCATGCCCTCAATAGAAGTCGGCACCATCGGCGGCGGAACTATTCTAGAACCCCAATCCGCTATGCTCGACCTCCTCGGTGTACGTGGCGCTCATCCTACTTCCCCAGGCGACAATGCGAGACAACTCGCTCGCGTCATCGCCGCTGGTGTCCTCGCTGGTGAACTCTCCCTCAACAGCGCGCTGTGTGCGGGTCATCTTGTAAAGGCGCATATGGCGCATAATAGGAGTAATGTGCCCTCAAGGGCGCCTACGCCTGCGCCTGCGACACCTAGGGATGGGTCCATGACGCCGGTTACGCCCGGGCCGGGGAGTGGTGGGTTGTCTGCGTTGAGCGTCGGACCGGTGCCGAGGAGGTAG
- a CDS encoding HPIH domain containing protein yields the protein MLGYLTSRWQSTGDQKKTSPTWFDRRCSPILLSIAKKACTHPIHTIVTIAFVASYSYLGVLDKGLLESGIEEAAASRVDFQTLLTGSKRLRVGEETSWHWEAVEARPTISKEKVN from the coding sequence ATGCTCGGATACCTCACAAGCCGCTGGCAGTCGACGGGCGACCAGAAGAAGACCAGTCCGACCTGGTTCGACCGTCGTTGCTCGCCAATTCTGCTGTCTATCGCAAAGAAGGCATGCACTCACCCGATTCACACCATTGTAACCATCGCTTTCGTCGCAAGTTACTCGTACCTAGGCGTTCTCGACAAAGGTCTACTGGAGAGCGGCATAGAGGAGGCCGCCGCCAGCCGAGTAGACTTTCAGACACTATTGACTGGTAGCAAGAGACTGAGGGTTGGAGAAGAGACGTCATGGCACTGGGAGGCAGTAGAGGCCAGGCCTACTATCTCAAAAGAAAAGGTAAATTGA